In Haloplanus rubicundus, one DNA window encodes the following:
- a CDS encoding HpcH/HpaI aldolase/citrate lyase family protein — translation MSEDVELRRTQLATPASDPDFMESASRSDADEVFLDLEDSVAPNAKVEARQPLIEAVEEHDWSDKILSYRMNGIDTQWWYDDIIEVVGAVGEGIDDIIIPKVAGPSDIHTVENLLEQVEENNGLEVGAIGLEPQIEDGDGIHNVYEIAHASDRLSSIIFGPGDYSAAMGTPGLDIGQFPEYPGHYWHHALSECNSAAKSAGLPCMDGPYADIDDPDGFRTSAERANMLGCDGKWAIHPSQIEIGNEVFAPDPEVAERAERIVDAYAEAMEEGKGAVSVDGQMVDEATNKMAQDIVAKARAAGIL, via the coding sequence ATGTCTGAAGACGTCGAACTTCGGCGCACGCAGCTCGCGACGCCGGCCAGCGACCCTGACTTCATGGAGAGTGCTTCGCGGAGCGACGCGGACGAAGTCTTCCTGGACCTGGAAGACTCCGTGGCGCCCAACGCGAAGGTGGAGGCCCGCCAGCCGCTCATCGAGGCCGTCGAGGAGCACGACTGGTCCGACAAGATCCTGTCGTACCGGATGAACGGCATCGACACCCAGTGGTGGTACGACGACATCATCGAGGTCGTCGGCGCCGTCGGCGAGGGGATCGACGACATCATCATCCCGAAGGTCGCCGGCCCGAGCGACATCCACACCGTCGAGAACCTGCTCGAACAGGTCGAGGAGAACAACGGGCTGGAAGTCGGCGCCATCGGCCTCGAACCCCAGATCGAGGACGGCGACGGCATCCACAACGTCTACGAGATCGCCCACGCCTCCGACCGGCTCTCCTCGATCATCTTCGGTCCCGGCGACTACTCCGCCGCGATGGGCACGCCCGGGCTCGACATCGGGCAGTTCCCCGAGTACCCCGGCCACTACTGGCACCACGCGCTCTCGGAGTGTAACTCCGCCGCGAAGAGCGCCGGCCTCCCCTGCATGGACGGCCCGTACGCTGACATCGACGACCCCGACGGCTTCCGCACGTCCGCGGAGCGCGCCAACATGCTCGGCTGTGACGGCAAGTGGGCCATCCACCCGAGTCAGATCGAAATCGGCAACGAAGTGTTCGCGCCCGACCCCGAGGTCGCCGAACGCGCCGAGCGCATCGTCGACGCCTACGCCGAGGCGATGGAGGAAGGCAAGGGCGCCGTCTCCGTCGACGGCCAGATGGTCGACGAGGCCACCAACAAGATGGCGCAGGACATCGTCGCCAAGGCCCGCGCGGCCGGCATCCTGTAA
- a CDS encoding DsbA family protein, producing the protein MTDDPTGWPTRRAVLAGGVSMLGAGCLGSAGGGGGNGGGDEGGGDTPTLADHPVGGNLDAQPRLGPEPTTAAGTIVAFEDPSCPRCAAFEKQTVPKIKSELVDPGDAAYVVRTAPLVYPWGEPAIHALEATYARDADAFWALLGHYFAEQDAFDTGNVLDRTETFLSAETDVDGAAVAADAESGASDDAVGVDVDAAEAADVSGTPTVFLFRDGEYRTRVTGSVSFDLVRQSLGL; encoded by the coding sequence ATGACCGACGATCCGACCGGCTGGCCGACGCGCCGTGCCGTCCTCGCCGGCGGCGTCTCGATGCTCGGTGCGGGGTGTCTGGGGAGTGCCGGTGGCGGGGGCGGGAACGGCGGCGGAGACGAGGGGGGCGGCGATACCCCCACCCTCGCCGACCACCCGGTCGGCGGGAACCTCGACGCCCAGCCGCGACTCGGTCCCGAACCCACCACGGCGGCGGGGACCATCGTCGCCTTCGAGGACCCCTCCTGTCCACGGTGTGCAGCCTTCGAGAAGCAGACGGTCCCGAAGATCAAGTCGGAACTCGTCGACCCCGGCGACGCGGCCTACGTCGTCCGGACGGCTCCGCTCGTCTACCCGTGGGGCGAGCCGGCGATTCACGCGCTCGAAGCCACGTACGCCCGCGACGCCGACGCCTTCTGGGCGCTTCTCGGTCACTACTTCGCCGAGCAGGACGCCTTCGACACCGGAAACGTGCTGGATCGGACGGAGACGTTCCTGTCGGCCGAAACCGACGTGGACGGCGCGGCGGTGGCCGCCGACGCCGAGAGCGGAGCGTCCGACGACGCCGTTGGCGTGGACGTCGACGCCGCCGAGGCGGCGGACGTGAGCGGCACCCCCACCGTCTTCCTGTTCCGCGACGGCGAGTATCGAACGCGCGTGACGGGATCGGTGAGCTTCGACCTCGTCAGGCAGTCGCTCGGACTGTGA
- a CDS encoding VOC family protein, which yields MNLIHVCLNVADADESIEFYEQFGFEESWSFETPDGETENRYVADPDGVEIQLSETEGETAFEQGTAWDHLALGVDDVDATFEDIDHYGVVEEPGDQPAAGARTAFVKDPDGHVVELVEPLE from the coding sequence ATGAACCTGATTCACGTCTGTCTGAACGTCGCCGACGCCGACGAGTCCATCGAGTTCTACGAGCAGTTCGGCTTCGAGGAGTCGTGGTCGTTCGAGACGCCGGACGGCGAGACGGAGAACCGCTACGTCGCGGACCCCGACGGCGTCGAGATTCAACTCTCCGAAACCGAGGGTGAGACGGCGTTCGAACAGGGTACCGCGTGGGACCACCTCGCCCTCGGCGTCGACGACGTGGACGCCACGTTCGAGGACATCGACCACTACGGCGTCGTCGAGGAACCCGGCGATCAGCCCGCGGCCGGCGCCCGCACCGCGTTCGTGAAGGACCCGGACGGCCACGTCGTCGAACTCGTCGAACCGCTCGAATAG
- a CDS encoding acetamidase/formamidase family protein yields MTTHELTEGVQGEYHYTVGPYPDPVLEVAPGDTVEVETHDAFEGAIETEDDLPSEVLGDNLNPQNGPIYVEGATPGDALAITIDEIEPRGPQPRGTTCTVPHFGGLSTTDRTAMLHEPLPEIVKKLEVTTDGTVWNDDITIPYEPFVGTISTSPKIDSVNALTPFKHGGNMDLPDVRPGNTIYLPVEVDGGYVYLGDCHAAQGDGELCGVALEHPTNTTITVDLIEDWELEWPRLESDDFVMSIGSARPMEDAARAAYADLVTWMADDYGFDEMEAYMLLTQVGHVRLGNMVDPNYTIGAGIDKSYL; encoded by the coding sequence GTGACGACACACGAACTCACCGAAGGCGTTCAGGGCGAGTACCACTACACGGTCGGGCCGTACCCCGATCCAGTCCTCGAGGTCGCCCCCGGCGACACCGTCGAGGTCGAGACCCACGACGCCTTCGAGGGCGCCATCGAGACGGAAGACGACCTCCCGAGCGAGGTGCTGGGCGACAACCTCAACCCCCAGAACGGGCCGATCTACGTAGAGGGTGCCACGCCGGGGGACGCACTCGCGATCACCATCGACGAGATCGAACCCCGCGGCCCACAGCCCCGGGGGACGACCTGTACGGTTCCGCACTTCGGCGGCCTCTCGACCACCGACCGGACGGCGATGCTCCACGAGCCGTTGCCGGAGATCGTCAAGAAACTCGAGGTGACGACGGACGGCACCGTCTGGAACGACGACATCACCATCCCCTACGAACCCTTCGTCGGCACGATCAGCACGTCGCCGAAGATCGACTCGGTGAACGCGCTGACGCCGTTCAAACACGGGGGCAACATGGACCTGCCCGACGTCCGGCCGGGCAACACCATCTACCTCCCCGTCGAAGTCGACGGTGGCTACGTCTACCTCGGCGACTGTCACGCGGCACAGGGTGACGGCGAACTCTGTGGTGTCGCCTTGGAACACCCCACCAACACGACGATCACGGTCGATCTGATCGAGGACTGGGAACTGGAGTGGCCGCGGCTCGAATCCGACGACTTCGTCATGAGCATCGGGAGCGCCCGTCCGATGGAGGACGCGGCGCGGGCGGCGTACGCCGATCTGGTGACGTGGATGGCGGACGACTACGGCTTCGACGAGATGGAGGCGTACATGCTCCTCACGCAGGTGGGCCACGTCCGCCTCGGCAACATGGTCGACCCGAACTACACCATCGGTGCCGGCATCGACAAGTCGTACCTGTAG
- a CDS encoding FAD-binding and (Fe-S)-binding domain-containing protein yields the protein MAIDERSTGLETSADSLGHEHPDAEEYQALAEDLRAGVRGDVSFDKYAQVLYATDGSIYQAEPAGVVLPQTIEDVQHTVETAAEHGVPILPRGTGSSLGGQTVGPGCVVVDFTRYMDDIVDVDPDGQRAVVQPGVVQDHLDNHLEQYGLKFAPDPASSNRSTIVGGIGNNSTGAHSVRYGITDAYTEELDVVLADGSLIHTEEIVLDSDEWDEKVSGDDLEAQIYETTRRLVEDHEEEIEEKYPDLKRSVSGYNLQKVIYENDEGEAVINLSKLFVGAEGTLGVIVEAEVSLVTLPEETALVLYCFDDLVETMEAVPEALQFDVGAVELMDDEVFALAADSTEYAQYVEMIPEGTKAALMLEFDSELADDFHEAIAETNEYFVENGDAFHAIEAYTEEDQADIWKLRKAAIPLLMGMKGDPKPYPFIEDATVPPEELSEYVFEFEEVLEDHDTSAAYFAHAGSGTLHIRPILNLKDGEGIEKMHSITEDVTDLVLDHYGSFSGEHGDGMARTEFNPKMYGDELWQAFKELKTAFDPDWHMHPGNVVYRDGPEDIGPDSDRGVGADMRENLRYGTAYKSVEPQTTLDFEDEGGFSHLVELCNGCGTCRQTDSEVMCPTYRASQEEIQTTRGRANMLRAAISGNLDEDEIYSDRFQEEVMDLCVGCKGCKSDCPTGVDMAKLKTEVKHQYHQEEGVSLRERVFANIDTLSKLGSMTAPISNLAPKIPGARAVMEEALGISRERELPTFASESLEAWFERRGRCKVAPSDARDQVLLFPDTYTNYIYPEAGKAAIRVLEAADVFVRIPDDVAPSGRAAFSSGMLDLCRERAETNVSALREDVENGWSVVFIEPSDAVMFQDEYRDLLSGPAAEAVSDAAYGVMEYADVTGLTEVADFGEPPQSLSYHGHCNQKATNKDHHAVGALQGAGYEVDTLNTTCCGMAGSFGYHEEHYDISQAIGSLLFEEVEESPGDVVTAPGASCRSQLGDEYDEHPPHPVEKLADALN from the coding sequence ATGGCCATTGATGAACGATCAACGGGATTAGAGACCTCAGCCGACTCCCTGGGGCACGAGCATCCCGATGCGGAGGAGTATCAGGCGCTCGCCGAGGACCTACGGGCGGGAGTCCGCGGTGACGTTTCCTTCGACAAGTACGCGCAGGTGCTGTACGCGACGGACGGGAGCATCTACCAGGCGGAGCCGGCCGGGGTCGTCCTGCCGCAGACGATCGAGGACGTCCAGCACACGGTCGAGACGGCGGCCGAACACGGCGTGCCGATCCTGCCACGCGGCACCGGATCGTCGCTCGGCGGTCAGACGGTCGGACCGGGCTGTGTCGTCGTCGACTTCACGCGATACATGGACGACATCGTCGACGTCGATCCCGACGGCCAGCGGGCGGTCGTCCAGCCCGGCGTCGTGCAGGACCACCTCGACAACCACCTCGAACAGTACGGCCTGAAGTTCGCCCCCGACCCGGCCTCCTCCAATCGGTCGACCATCGTCGGTGGCATCGGGAACAACTCCACGGGGGCACACTCCGTTCGGTACGGCATCACCGACGCCTACACCGAGGAACTCGACGTGGTGCTCGCGGACGGCTCGCTGATTCACACGGAGGAGATCGTCCTCGACAGCGACGAGTGGGACGAGAAGGTGTCCGGTGACGACCTCGAAGCCCAGATCTACGAGACGACCCGCCGCCTCGTCGAGGACCACGAGGAGGAGATCGAGGAGAAGTATCCCGATCTCAAGCGCTCGGTGTCGGGCTACAACCTCCAGAAGGTCATCTACGAGAACGACGAGGGTGAAGCGGTCATCAACCTCTCGAAGCTCTTCGTCGGTGCCGAGGGGACCCTCGGCGTCATCGTCGAGGCCGAGGTGTCGCTCGTCACCCTGCCCGAGGAGACGGCGCTCGTCCTCTACTGTTTCGACGACCTGGTCGAGACGATGGAGGCCGTGCCCGAGGCGCTCCAGTTCGACGTGGGCGCGGTCGAGTTGATGGACGACGAGGTGTTCGCCCTCGCCGCCGACTCGACGGAGTACGCCCAGTACGTCGAGATGATCCCGGAGGGGACGAAGGCGGCCCTGATGTTGGAGTTCGACTCCGAACTCGCCGACGACTTCCACGAGGCCATCGCGGAGACCAACGAATACTTCGTCGAGAACGGGGACGCCTTCCACGCCATCGAGGCCTACACCGAGGAGGACCAGGCCGACATCTGGAAGCTCCGCAAGGCCGCCATCCCCCTGCTGATGGGGATGAAAGGCGACCCCAAGCCGTACCCGTTCATCGAGGACGCGACGGTGCCGCCGGAGGAACTCTCCGAGTACGTCTTCGAGTTCGAGGAGGTACTGGAGGACCACGACACCTCCGCCGCGTACTTCGCCCACGCCGGGAGCGGGACGCTCCACATCCGCCCCATCCTCAACCTCAAGGACGGGGAGGGCATCGAGAAGATGCACTCCATCACGGAGGACGTAACCGACCTCGTGCTCGACCACTACGGGTCGTTCTCTGGCGAGCACGGCGACGGGATGGCGCGCACGGAGTTCAACCCCAAGATGTACGGCGACGAACTCTGGCAGGCGTTCAAGGAGCTGAAGACGGCGTTCGACCCCGACTGGCACATGCATCCGGGCAACGTCGTCTACCGCGACGGTCCCGAGGACATCGGGCCGGATTCGGACCGCGGCGTCGGCGCCGACATGCGCGAGAACCTCCGGTACGGCACCGCCTACAAGTCGGTCGAACCGCAGACCACCCTCGACTTCGAGGACGAGGGCGGCTTCTCCCACCTCGTCGAACTCTGTAACGGCTGTGGGACCTGCCGCCAGACCGACTCCGAAGTGATGTGTCCGACCTACCGCGCGAGTCAGGAGGAGATTCAGACGACGCGTGGCCGCGCGAACATGCTCCGGGCCGCCATCAGCGGCAACCTCGACGAGGACGAAATCTACTCCGACCGCTTCCAGGAGGAGGTAATGGACCTCTGTGTCGGCTGCAAGGGCTGTAAGAGCGACTGCCCGACCGGCGTCGACATGGCGAAGCTGAAGACGGAGGTCAAACACCAGTACCACCAGGAGGAGGGCGTCAGCCTGCGCGAACGCGTCTTCGCCAACATCGACACGCTGTCGAAGCTCGGGTCGATGACGGCGCCCATCTCCAACCTCGCGCCGAAGATTCCGGGCGCGCGCGCGGTGATGGAGGAGGCGCTCGGCATCTCCCGGGAGCGCGAACTCCCCACCTTCGCGAGCGAGAGCCTCGAAGCGTGGTTCGAGCGTCGCGGGCGCTGTAAAGTCGCCCCGAGCGACGCGCGCGACCAGGTGCTTCTCTTCCCGGACACCTACACCAACTACATCTACCCCGAGGCGGGGAAGGCGGCGATCCGCGTGCTCGAAGCCGCGGACGTGTTCGTCCGCATCCCCGATGACGTGGCGCCGTCCGGGCGCGCGGCCTTCTCGTCGGGGATGCTCGACCTCTGCCGTGAGCGCGCGGAGACGAACGTCTCGGCGCTCCGCGAGGACGTCGAGAACGGCTGGTCGGTCGTGTTCATCGAGCCGTCCGACGCCGTGATGTTCCAGGACGAGTACCGCGACCTGCTCTCCGGGCCGGCCGCGGAGGCCGTCTCCGACGCCGCCTACGGCGTCATGGAGTACGCGGACGTGACGGGCCTGACCGAGGTGGCCGACTTCGGCGAGCCGCCGCAGTCGCTGTCCTACCACGGCCACTGCAACCAGAAGGCGACGAACAAGGACCACCACGCCGTCGGCGCCCTCCAAGGTGCGGGCTACGAGGTGGACACGCTCAACACGACCTGTTGTGGGATGGCCGGCTCCTTCGGCTACCACGAGGAGCATTACGACATCTCGCAGGCCATCGGCAGCCTCCTGTTCGAGGAAGTCGAGGAGAGTCCGGGCGACGTGGTGACCGCCCCGGGCGCCTCCTGTCGTTCGCAGCTCGGCGACGAGTACGACGAGCATCCGCCGCATCCGGTCGAGAAGCTCGCGGACGCGCTGAACTGA
- a CDS encoding cyclophilin-like fold protein produces MSESDLVATVDGTEIEASWASESPETRRALADVLPVEGRAARWGDELYFDVSVNVDLEPNARAEVEPGTIAYWPQGPAVCLFWGPTPASTGTQPRAASPVNVVAQLDDITPLSRLPDGAGATVRIVDN; encoded by the coding sequence ATGTCAGAGTCGGATCTGGTCGCCACGGTCGATGGCACCGAAATCGAGGCCTCGTGGGCGTCGGAGAGCCCGGAGACGCGCCGGGCGCTCGCCGACGTCCTCCCGGTCGAGGGACGGGCGGCCCGCTGGGGCGACGAACTCTACTTCGACGTGTCCGTGAACGTCGACCTCGAACCGAACGCCCGCGCCGAAGTCGAACCGGGGACGATCGCCTACTGGCCGCAGGGGCCCGCGGTATGTCTGTTCTGGGGGCCGACGCCGGCGAGTACGGGAACCCAACCACGGGCGGCGTCGCCGGTGAACGTCGTCGCGCAACTCGACGACATTACTCCGTTGTCACGCCTCCCCGATGGGGCCGGCGCGACGGTCCGAATCGTGGACAACTGA
- a CDS encoding Nramp family divalent metal transporter — protein MTDDHDEPQVETDGGLTEDDVHTTAEVGEQYRATVYRDVDYEALEVAPETSEYPSTDGKWGFRKYDMPKVPKVSHLVGPSAIMLGASLGSGETMFWPTLVAQNGWGLYWAFWVGVITQFFINTEIQRWTIATGESIFRAFDRMNGIWPWFFLVAGFFHVGWPGWAAGASEVFAVWTGVVPREDWAIIGVVTMVLIWLSYQAGPILYNAIEKAQLILMIVAIFGAVVLAFIAGSVGQFANIPAGAVNFGALPQNMDIATFLGGLAYAGAGGYINLAQGIWAREKGYGMGTYQGRIKNPLRGAEPEEVHGGFTFEPTEKNLLRWKQWWKVTQQEHFLTFVVGLLVVATVAMTISAQYASGTDQGAINMWLDVIIPQLGALQQQLMYVVIFIALFSTQYAILEAFVRNSVDIIFEGYGRSAGWDLSRVFLGLLTLFTLWGILIIVAQFQQPWILLVIGAAIAGAMMWPYNALVTILNSTRLPEHTQPGWGRIIAMWWATGFFGYFTILLIGGVLNSPQAYGLSFPAFETTVGIVGSGPGGYALWVFALVVQIYTMYRSATGKMNASGTVDGADTARGFLS, from the coding sequence ATGACAGACGACCACGACGAACCACAAGTAGAAACCGACGGCGGGTTGACGGAGGACGACGTCCATACGACCGCCGAAGTCGGTGAACAGTATCGTGCGACAGTGTATCGTGACGTTGATTACGAGGCCCTCGAGGTTGCGCCCGAAACGAGCGAGTACCCCTCGACCGACGGCAAATGGGGCTTCCGGAAGTACGACATGCCGAAAGTCCCGAAGGTGTCCCACCTCGTCGGACCGAGCGCCATCATGCTCGGTGCGTCACTCGGGAGCGGCGAGACGATGTTCTGGCCGACGCTCGTCGCCCAGAACGGCTGGGGCCTCTATTGGGCCTTCTGGGTCGGTGTGATCACCCAGTTCTTCATCAACACTGAGATTCAGCGCTGGACCATCGCCACCGGGGAGAGCATCTTCCGGGCGTTCGACCGGATGAACGGCATCTGGCCGTGGTTCTTCCTCGTCGCCGGCTTCTTCCACGTCGGGTGGCCGGGCTGGGCGGCCGGTGCATCAGAAGTGTTCGCCGTCTGGACCGGGGTCGTCCCCCGTGAGGACTGGGCGATCATCGGCGTCGTGACGATGGTGCTCATCTGGCTCAGCTACCAGGCTGGCCCGATTCTGTACAACGCCATCGAAAAGGCCCAACTGATCCTGATGATCGTCGCCATCTTCGGGGCCGTGGTGCTGGCGTTCATCGCCGGCTCCGTCGGTCAGTTCGCTAACATCCCCGCGGGCGCCGTCAACTTCGGCGCGCTCCCGCAGAACATGGACATCGCGACGTTCCTCGGTGGCCTCGCCTACGCGGGTGCCGGCGGGTACATCAACCTCGCCCAGGGTATCTGGGCTCGCGAGAAGGGGTACGGCATGGGTACCTACCAAGGCCGCATCAAGAACCCGCTTCGGGGAGCCGAACCCGAAGAGGTTCACGGCGGCTTCACCTTCGAACCGACCGAGAAGAACCTCCTGCGCTGGAAACAGTGGTGGAAGGTCACCCAGCAGGAGCACTTCCTGACGTTCGTCGTCGGCCTGCTCGTCGTCGCGACGGTCGCGATGACCATCTCCGCGCAGTACGCGAGTGGGACGGATCAGGGCGCCATCAACATGTGGCTCGACGTGATCATCCCGCAGCTCGGCGCACTGCAACAGCAGCTGATGTACGTGGTGATCTTCATCGCCCTCTTCAGCACGCAGTACGCCATCCTCGAAGCCTTCGTCCGCAACAGCGTGGACATCATCTTCGAGGGGTACGGGCGGTCGGCCGGCTGGGACCTGTCGCGGGTCTTCCTCGGCCTGCTCACCCTGTTCACGCTGTGGGGCATCCTCATCATCGTCGCGCAGTTCCAGCAGCCGTGGATCCTGCTCGTCATCGGTGCCGCAATCGCCGGTGCGATGATGTGGCCGTACAACGCGCTGGTCACCATCCTGAACTCGACGCGGCTGCCCGAACACACCCAGCCCGGCTGGGGACGCATCATCGCGATGTGGTGGGCAACCGGCTTCTTCGGCTACTTCACCATCCTGCTGATCGGTGGGGTGCTGAACTCGCCGCAGGCCTACGGACTCAGCTTCCCGGCCTTCGAGACGACGGTCGGTATCGTCGGTAGCGGTCCGGGCGGCTACGCGCTGTGGGTCTTCGCGCTCGTCGTGCAGATCTACACGATGTACCGCTCGGCCACCGGGAAGATGAACGCCTCGGGCACCGTCGACGGGGCGGATACCGCGCGCGGCTTCCTCTCGTAA
- a CDS encoding CFI-box-CTERM domain-containing protein, with translation MSIDEGSETNPEPESDDAERPLSERGVGDGREKHVLVVTASGKEIDHDEVFLRHTETEYLVCADPDFPPGETTRYRKENIDRVKITQHHSNCFITTAAAGEGPTLDSLRGFRADVMTPTRSGRALLRVYEALSPPIAATLDRHPEAAATRLVRWLVGRCGSLADRRRASTADGERAVLSLALIGLYVVGICVAALGHGWLRGRERIAR, from the coding sequence ATGAGCATCGACGAGGGGTCGGAGACGAACCCGGAGCCGGAAAGTGACGACGCGGAGCGCCCGCTGTCGGAGCGTGGCGTCGGCGACGGGCGGGAGAAACACGTCCTCGTGGTGACCGCGAGCGGCAAGGAGATCGATCACGACGAGGTGTTCCTCCGGCACACCGAGACGGAGTATCTCGTCTGTGCGGACCCCGACTTCCCACCGGGGGAGACCACGCGATACCGGAAAGAGAACATCGACCGGGTGAAGATCACCCAGCACCACTCGAACTGCTTCATCACGACGGCCGCCGCGGGCGAGGGGCCGACCCTCGACTCGCTCCGGGGATTCCGCGCCGACGTGATGACGCCCACCCGCTCCGGGCGAGCGTTGCTCCGCGTCTACGAGGCGCTCAGTCCACCGATCGCGGCGACGCTCGACCGGCATCCCGAGGCAGCGGCGACCCGACTCGTTCGGTGGCTCGTCGGCCGCTGTGGCTCGCTCGCCGATCGACGCCGAGCGTCGACCGCGGACGGCGAGCGTGCCGTGCTGTCGCTCGCGTTGATCGGTCTCTACGTCGTCGGCATCTGCGTCGCGGCGCTCGGGCACGGCTGGCTCCGTGGCCGCGAGCGGATCGCTCGCTAA
- the asd gene encoding aspartate-semialdehyde dehydrogenase: protein MSVRVGILGATGAVGQRFIQLLDDHPTFELAALTASEDSAGDPYREAAKWRVDSPIPVDVAEMTVRRTEPDAVPDDVDLLFSSLPSSVAVDVEEDFARAGYVISSNSSNDRLAEDVPLTIPEINPDHIDLIEVQRDERGWDGALVKNPNCSTITMIPPLAALDGFGLERVNVSTLQAVSGAGYSGVTSMEIIDNALPHIGGEEDKMETESRKLLGEFDGAEVSWHDMEVAASCNRIPTLDGHLENAFVDLADDPDPSEIEDAMREFPGVDLPSAPNQLIHVFDDPERPQPRMDRMRGGGMQICVGGVQETPQGVKFNCLAHNTVRGAAGASLLNGELLHENGYL from the coding sequence ATGTCAGTACGAGTCGGCATCCTCGGTGCGACCGGCGCGGTCGGACAGCGCTTCATCCAACTTCTCGACGACCACCCGACGTTCGAACTCGCGGCGCTCACCGCGAGCGAGGACAGCGCGGGCGACCCGTACCGCGAGGCGGCGAAGTGGCGGGTCGATTCGCCCATCCCCGTCGACGTGGCGGAGATGACCGTCCGCCGGACCGAACCGGACGCCGTCCCGGACGACGTGGACCTGCTCTTCTCGTCGCTTCCCTCCAGCGTCGCCGTCGACGTCGAGGAGGACTTCGCCCGCGCGGGCTACGTCATCTCCTCGAACTCCTCGAACGACCGGCTCGCGGAGGACGTTCCCCTGACCATCCCGGAAATCAACCCCGACCACATCGACCTGATCGAGGTGCAACGCGACGAGCGCGGGTGGGACGGGGCCTTGGTGAAGAACCCGAACTGCTCGACGATCACGATGATCCCGCCGCTGGCGGCGCTGGACGGGTTCGGTCTCGAACGCGTCAACGTCTCCACCCTGCAGGCCGTCTCCGGCGCCGGCTACTCCGGCGTCACCTCCATGGAGATCATCGACAACGCCCTCCCACACATCGGCGGCGAGGAGGACAAGATGGAGACGGAGTCCCGCAAGCTGCTGGGCGAGTTCGACGGCGCCGAGGTGTCGTGGCACGACATGGAGGTCGCCGCCTCCTGTAACCGCATCCCGACCCTCGACGGCCACCTGGAGAACGCCTTCGTCGACCTGGCCGACGACCCCGACCCCAGCGAAATCGAGGACGCGATGCGGGAGTTCCCCGGTGTCGACCTGCCGAGCGCGCCCAACCAGTTGATCCACGTCTTCGACGACCCCGAGCGACCCCAGCCCCGGATGGACCGGATGCGCGGCGGGGGCATGCAGATCTGTGTCGGCGGCGTACAGGAGACGCCACAGGGTGTCAAGTTCAACTGCCTCGCGCACAACACCGTCCGCGGCGCCGCGGGCGCCAGCCTGCTGAACGGCGAACTGCTCCACGAGAACGGGTATCTCTAG